GGAATTGAGAGGATAATTCCTTGTTCATCGTCGCTTGCGACGATGGCAGTCCGCCGGGATAAGCGCTGCTTTGAGCGCGTTCCCGGCGGGTGTCTGCTGTTGTCCGGGCATCCGTGTCCAGTCCGGCCCTGCGCGGTGAAGCCCGCGAAGCAATAAGGGATTCCAAAGGGCGTAGCCCTTTGGCCGCCGGAGGCTATTCCTCCCTCCTCCCTCTCTCCCCTCCTCTATCTTCTCTCCTTCATTCCACCGCCACAACCGTTCCGCCGCGATGGCATCAAGGCTGCGCGTCGTTGTCCGTTTCCTTGTCCGTGGTCCAGGGCGTGGAGTCCCAGTCGCCGTCCCAGGCGGGGGGGCAGCGCCAGGTCTTGCCGTGCAGCGTGACGCGCCAGGCGTGGAGTCGCAGCGGTGGTGAACCGCTGCCGTATTTGGGGTCGCCGACGATGGGGTGTCCGCGCGAGGCGAGTTGGACGCGGATCTGGTGGGTGCGGCCGGTGAGGAGCCGCACGAGCAGGAGGGAGCGGTCATCGAGGATGGCCAGGGGGGTGGCCAGGAGTCGCGCTTCTTTGCCGGAGTCGCCGGTTTGGACGCGCTGGAGTCCGGGGTCTCCGGCTTTTTCGAGGCGGTCGGTCAATTCGACGGTTTGTCCTGGTGGTGAGAGGTTCCAGCGGCCGGTGGTCCAGCAGAGGTATTCTTTTGCGGCCTGATGGTCCTTGAGGGCCTGGTGTGCGCTGGTGAGGGCGTTGTGGGTGCGCGCGGCGAGGAGCACGCCGGAGGTGTCGCGGTCCAGGCGGTGGACGATGGTGGGGACGAAGGGTTGCCCGGCGAAGGCCTGGGCGAGGCGCGTCTGGATGGAGTCGGTCCAGCCGGAGCCCGGATGCACGGGGAGTCCGGCGGGTTTGGCGATGGCCAGGTAGAGGTCGTCGAATCCGGCGAGTTGGAGCCCCGGGAGTTGGGGGATTTCGCTGGAGGCGGCGGCGGGGGGCGACGATTCGGCCGCCGCGAAGGGTGGGATGCGCACGTTCTGGCCGACTGAGAGGCGGTCGAAGGGTTTGGCGCGTTTGCCGTCCACGCGGACCTGCCCGGTGCGTATCCAGCGCATGAAGACGGAGCCGGGGGTGTCCGGGAGGATGCGTCCCAGGTATTGGACGAGCTTTTGTCCGGCTTCGGCGTGGGAGACGGTGCGGGTGGTGATCACGGCGTGAACGAAGCGGGGAGGCTTTCGCCTCCCCGCTGGTGGGGTCTACTGTGCGGGCTTGCCTTTGAGTTCCTCCTGGGGGGGAGGGGGGGTGGAGCCGGGCATGTTGAGGTCCATGTACTGGGTTTTGGAGCCGGGGTCGCGGGTGAGGTTGGCGCTCTTGCCGTCGGGGCCGACGCCGGAGACCTCGTCCACCTGCGCGCCGATGCCGCGCACCTGGATGATGTTCTCGCCCTTGTAGACGAGCTTGTTGCCGAGCAGGTCCTTGACCTTGCGGGCGTCCATTTCCAGGAAGACGAAGGCGTTGCCGGTTTCGTCCCAGCCCCAGCCGCGGTTGGGGGCGTTGATGCCGGGGTTGGGGATGTAGGCCCCGAACACGGCGGCGCAGACCTTGGAGCGGTTGGAGTCCTTGGTGAGGATGAAGTTTTCCGCGCGCGACTGGCTGAGGATCTTCTCGCCCACGAGCTTGGCGGCCATTTCGTCGTAGGCGTTGATGAGCGCGGCGCGCAGGGCGCGCAGAGGGGGCCTGGAGGCCTCGGTCATGGTGCCGAAGCCGAAGCCCTCGACGCGCACGTTCTTGAAGCTGATGCGTTCGCCCAGGACGTTGATGATGTCGCCCAGTTCGATGTGGCCGAAGCAGAGGGCCACGTCCTTCTGGCGGTCGTAGATCATCTTGTCGACCTTGATGCCCTTGATGACCGCGGCGGCTTTGGTGTCCACCTGGTACTGGGCGTCTTCGGTGAGGCCGAATTCGCCCTGGCTCTTGACCTTGTAGCCGATGACGGCCTCGACGATGTTGCGTTTGAGGTCCTGCTCGGCCATCTTCTGGCTCATGAGCTGCTTGTTGCCCTGGGCCATGGCCGAGGCGGCCACGAGCAGGGCCACGAGCAGGGCCAGGGCGCTGGCGGTGATGCGTCGCATGGTGATGCTCCTTGTGGGTTTAGAATCCCAGGTAATCCCGGAAGCGCCGCCACAGCGTGGGCGGGGCCGCCGGCTGCTCGGGGGCCGACTCCAGCGCGGGGGCCTGGGGGGCCTGCGTCGGCGCTTCGGCCGGGCGGGCCTTGGCGGCCACCGGCACCTCCAGGGACGCCAGTTCCAGGCCGGGCACGGCCCGCGGCGCGTACACCTCGTCGAAGGACCAGGCACGGGCCTGGGCCGCGCCGCCCGCGACGGCCAGCATGAGGGCCGCCGCGAGAGTGTTGCGATATTTCGTCATTTCAAGCCTCCTCTCCTCGTCTCCAGGCAGGTGAGCAACTTCCGGGCCAGAACCCAGGGAAGGACTCACTGGGCGGGCATGCCCTTGAGTTCCTGCTGGGGCTTGGCTTGCCCTCCGCCGATGGGCACGTCAAGGTTCTGGTAGGAGGTCTTGGGGCCGCCGGGGCGGATCATGGAGGGGCCGCCTTCGGGGCCCTGGGGGGAGAGTTCGTCCTTCTGCGCGCCGTAGCCGGTGACCTCGAGGATGTTCTCCCCGCCGGTGTAGACGATGATGTTGCCCATGATGTCCTTGGCCACGCGCGCGTCCAGGTTCAGGCGCACGAAGGCGAGGCCGTTTTCGTCCCAGCCCCAGCCGCGGTTGGCGGCGTTCATTTCGGGGTTGGGGATGTAAGCCCCGAAAAGCGCGGCGCAGACCTTGGAGCGGTTGGAGTCCTTGGTGAGGATGAAGTTTTCGGCCGAGGACTGGCTGAGGATCTTTTCGCCGATGAGCTTTGCGGCCATTTCGTCGTAGGCGTTGATGAGCGCGGCGCGCAGGGCGCGAAGGGGCACGCGGGAGGCCTCGGTCATGGAGCCGAAGCCGAAGCTCTGCACCTTGACGTTCTTGAACTGGAAGGTGAGCCCGGTGATGTTCTTGATGCGTCCCAGTTCGATGTGGCCGTAACAGAGGGCGATGTCCTTTTCCTTGTCGTAGACCATCTTGTCTACCTTGATGCCCTTGATGACGGCGGCGGCCTTGGTGTCCACCTTGTACTGGGCGTCCTCGGTGAGACCGAATTCGCCTTCGCTCTTCACCTTGAAGCCTACCACGGCTTCGACAAGCTGGCGTTTCATGTCCTGTTCGGCCATTTTCTGGCTCATAAGCTGCCGGTTGCCCTGGGCGAGGGCCTGGGCGGCGAAGGCCAGGAAGACGAGCAGCGCGAATGTCTGGACGGCGATGCGGCGGATGTGCATGGCAGGCTCCTTGGCCTTGTCAGGGCTTGGCCGGTTCCTGGGGTTTGCCCCCGACGATGGTGATGTTTTCGCGCACCGTGCCGCCTCCGACGGGGATGGAGGCCGCTTCGGCGCCCCCCTTGCGGGGCGCGAAGATGGCGTCCGTGGCGGTGTTCACCGGAGACCTGGCCTCGTGGATGGTCAGCGACTCGATGTGCACCAGAACCTTGCCGGGGTTTTTGGGGTCCGGTTTCACGACTGCCTCGAAGGAGACGACGCCGTCCTTTGGCAGAAGGCCTTTGCGGCGAAGGTCCTGCGCCACCTGGTCGCGCAGGGCGCGTTTCTTGCGCACCCAGTCGTCCATGAGGGCTTTCTGGCTGCCTTTGCCCTCGGGGAAAGGAATCTTGTCCTGCGCCTGGGCCTTTCCGGGCTGGAAGAGGAAGGCGGCCAGGGCCAGGGCCCCGGCCGCCAGGATGATGCGCGCGGTCATGCTAGAAGTCGCTCGGGTCGATGGCCATGCCGCCGCCGCGGAACTTCTTCTCGTAGATCACGGGCGGCTGCTTGGGTCCGGAGCCCTTGCCGCAGAGGCGCTTGGCGTTTTCCAGTTCGGTCTTGATGGGCAGGAAGGTGGAATCGACCATCACGCCCTTCTGGAACACCTCGATGGCCTCGGGGCAGCGCTTTTCCATCACGTAGATCTTGCCCAGGTAGAAGTAGACTTCCACGTTGATGGAGTTGAGGTTGCGCGCGGCTTCAAGATGCCGTTTGGACTCGTTGAAGTCGTTGGTGAGGTAGTAGAGGATGCCCAGGGCCTCGCGCGACTTGACATGGTTGGGGTTCAGGTTGAGCGCGTCGATGA
This window of the Fundidesulfovibrio magnetotacticus genome carries:
- a CDS encoding tetratricopeptide repeat protein produces the protein MRRVTTVVFVCLCLALAAGCAKKAPPPEPTAQEYFDSGMRYFTQENYTMALSEFEMAVAKSPSFVEAQYYLGVSAFKLNMVDRARRAFIDALNLNPNHVKSREALGILYYLTNDFNESKRHLEAARNLNSINVEVYFYLGKIYVMEKRCPEAIEVFQKGVMVDSTFLPIKTELENAKRLCGKGSGPKQPPVIYEKKFRGGGMAIDPSDF
- a CDS encoding RluA family pseudouridine synthase, with translation MITTRTVSHAEAGQKLVQYLGRILPDTPGSVFMRWIRTGQVRVDGKRAKPFDRLSVGQNVRIPPFAAAESSPPAAASSEIPQLPGLQLAGFDDLYLAIAKPAGLPVHPGSGWTDSIQTRLAQAFAGQPFVPTIVHRLDRDTSGVLLAARTHNALTSAHQALKDHQAAKEYLCWTTGRWNLSPPGQTVELTDRLEKAGDPGLQRVQTGDSGKEARLLATPLAILDDRSLLLVRLLTGRTHQIRVQLASRGHPIVGDPKYGSGSPPLRLHAWRVTLHGKTWRCPPAWDGDWDSTPWTTDKETDNDAQP